The region ATTGTACCAAGGCTTTATCTAAATTTCGTTTACCAATAAAACAAAACGGACATAAGAAATCCGACCAAATATCTAATTTTAATTTATTCATAGTATTTATTTTTTTAATTCTTGTTGTCGATGAAACATTCCCCATTCCACCATTTTGTCTAATACTTCATTTAATTTTTTTGCTGAATCAGAAAGTTCATATTCTACAATAACAGGTGTAGAATCATATACTTTTCTTAATACAATACCATTTAATTCTAATTCTTTCAACTCTTTTGACAACATTCTTGGTGTTATTTTACCAATGTTTTTTTGAATTTCGGTAAAACGTTTCTTTTCAAATAACAACGAGCCTATGATAGGAAGTTTCCATTTTCCATTAATCACATTTAAGGTGTCGTTTACAGCCAAAACATAATTCATAGGGCAGCCAATACCTGCTTTAATTGTCGGGATTTCTATTTCCATAAGAAAGGGAATTTTAAGTATACAAAAGGATAGTAATATACTTTAGTATAGTAGTATATTTTGTATAGCAAAGATACGTAACTTTGTTTCAATAAAAAAATAAATAGAAAAATTATGCTATTAGTTACAGGCGCTACAGGCCAATTAGGTAAGGGTATTGTTCAATTTTTAGAACAAAAAAACAAACTTTCAGAAGTTGCTGTTTTAGTGAGAGATGCAGCAAAAGCAAACGATTTGAAAGAAAAGGGAGTTACTATTCGTATTGGAGATTACCACCAACCAGAATTGTTGAATGAAGCTTTAAAAGGAATTGATACGGTGGTGTTAATTTCGTCTAATGATTTTAATGATCGAATAGGACAACATAAAAATGTGGTTGATGCAGCAGTTAAAAATGGGGTCAAACATATTTTGTATACGGGTGTTTCGATGAATGCTATTGATACATCCCCTTTGAAACCGTTTTTAGGAGATCATTATGAAACGGAAGCTTACATTAAAGCGAGTGGCATTCCATATACTTTTTTACTACATTCACTTTATGCGGATGTGTTACCTATGTTTATTGGTCCCAATCCGGTAGAAACAGGCGTGTTTTTTGCTGCAGGTGAAGGGAAAGTAACGTTTGCCGATCGTTTAGATTTAGCAGAAGCGATAGCTAACATACTTATTTCAGAAGGGCATATAAATAAAACTTACAGAATGACGAATACAACAGCGTATTCTTTTCAAGAGGTAGCTACTTATTTAAGTGAATTATCGGGTAAAGAAGTAAGTTATGTGAGTCCAACTGAAAAAGAATTTCAAGAGGCATTAGAAGGAATGGGTTTGCCTACACCAATAGTTCAAATGTCTCTAGGTTTTGCAGCCGGAATTAAAAACAATGATTTTGATACACCTTTTTCAGATTTACAAACTATTTTAGGAAGAAAACCTACTGATTTAAAAGCTTACCTACAAAAAACCTACTTTAATTAAAGGTTAAAGCTGTCTGAAAAGACAGCTTTTTTATTTATTCCAATTCAACTTTTTTTGTTAGTTTTACGCTAAAATTTAATTCATGAGTGGCGGACATTTAAGAACTAATACGAGTTGTGAAAATTGCGGACAGGAAGTCTTACTTCGTTTTTGTCCGAATTGTGGCCAAGAAAATGTAGAAACAAGGCAATCTTTTCATTATTTATTTACTCATTTTATTGAAGATTTGACTCATTATGAAAATGGGTTTTGGAAAGCAATAAAATATTTGCTATTTTCTCCAGTTACATTAACTAAAACGTATTTAGAAGGTAAAAGAAAGAAATTTATCGCCCCAGTAAAATTGTTTATTTTTATCAATTTTGTTTTTTTTCTTCTTTATGGAGTAATCAAAGTTGATTCTAAAGAAGAAGAAAGTTTAAATATTAGGACTTCTGAACAAAATAAAAAATTAGCACGTTTGGATTTAGAAATTGAAAAAGATGATGAGTTTTATTTTTTTCAAGAGAAAATAGATAATTTAAATAAAAAGTATACACCAGAAGAGATAGTGGATAAATTACGCGAGCAATTTAAGCATCAACTTCCTAAGGCGTTGTTTATTTATTTACCCATTTTTGCTTTTTTAACCTGGTTATTTCATAACAAAAAAAAGTGGTGGTATTTTGAACACGGTATTTTTACCTTTCATTATTTTTCCAGTTTACTGTTACTGTTGCTTATAGCACGAACGTTAAATTATTTATTTGTTAAATTAGGTTTGCATCAAATTGATGATGTATTTGATGTAATTGTATTTATATACATTGTAGTTTTATTTTACAAATCAATTTATCAAATGTATCATGAAAGTAAATGGACTACTTTTTGGAAAGCAACCTTATTATTTGTAATTAATTTTACATTGATAATTCTAATTATCACGATGCTTATCTTATTTTCATTTATTCTTATTAACTAATTTATGTCAAAAATTATATTAATTACAGGCGGTTCTTCTGGAATTGGAAAAGCGGTTGGCGAATTTCTTCAAGAAAAAGGATACACGGTTTATGGTACAAGTAGAAATCCTGAAACTGTTCAAAATTCTAAGTTAAAACTACTAGCATTAGATGTTAGAA is a window of Flavobacterium indicum GPTSA100-9 = DSM 17447 DNA encoding:
- a CDS encoding winged helix-turn-helix transcriptional regulator, whose translation is MEIEIPTIKAGIGCPMNYVLAVNDTLNVINGKWKLPIIGSLLFEKKRFTEIQKNIGKITPRMLSKELKELELNGIVLRKVYDSTPVIVEYELSDSAKKLNEVLDKMVEWGMFHRQQELKK
- a CDS encoding SDR family oxidoreductase gives rise to the protein MLLVTGATGQLGKGIVQFLEQKNKLSEVAVLVRDAAKANDLKEKGVTIRIGDYHQPELLNEALKGIDTVVLISSNDFNDRIGQHKNVVDAAVKNGVKHILYTGVSMNAIDTSPLKPFLGDHYETEAYIKASGIPYTFLLHSLYADVLPMFIGPNPVETGVFFAAGEGKVTFADRLDLAEAIANILISEGHINKTYRMTNTTAYSFQEVATYLSELSGKEVSYVSPTEKEFQEALEGMGLPTPIVQMSLGFAAGIKNNDFDTPFSDLQTILGRKPTDLKAYLQKTYFN
- a CDS encoding DUF3667 domain-containing protein, with the protein product MSGGHLRTNTSCENCGQEVLLRFCPNCGQENVETRQSFHYLFTHFIEDLTHYENGFWKAIKYLLFSPVTLTKTYLEGKRKKFIAPVKLFIFINFVFFLLYGVIKVDSKEEESLNIRTSEQNKKLARLDLEIEKDDEFYFFQEKIDNLNKKYTPEEIVDKLREQFKHQLPKALFIYLPIFAFLTWLFHNKKKWWYFEHGIFTFHYFSSLLLLLLIARTLNYLFVKLGLHQIDDVFDVIVFIYIVVLFYKSIYQMYHESKWTTFWKATLLFVINFTLIILIITMLILFSFILIN